Proteins found in one Oreochromis niloticus isolate F11D_XX linkage group LG22, O_niloticus_UMD_NMBU, whole genome shotgun sequence genomic segment:
- the LOC100712275 gene encoding zinc finger protein 706, which translates to MARGHQKIQSQQKNAKKQAEMKKAKGHDQKTAAKAALVFTCSVCRSQMPDPKTFKQHFESKHPKSPLPPELEGVEA; encoded by the exons ATGGCACGAGGGCATCAGAAGATTCAGTCCCAGCAGAAAAACGCCAAGAAGCAGGCGGAGATGAAGAAGGCCAAAGGTCACGATCAAAAGACGGCAGCCAAGGCAGCGCTTGTATTCACCTGCTCTGTGTGCAGA TCTCAGATGCCAGACCCCAAAACCTTCAAGCAGCACTTTGAGAGCAAACACCCAAAATCCCCTCTGCCCCCCGAGTTAGAGGGAGTGGAGGCGTAG